CTACTTTCCAAGTCAAAACCAATAAATTGCACAGTATTATATctctttttggtaaaaaattcaaaaactttctATTTATCACGGCAAATCATTTTCGTGAAAAAAGAATTTAGCTCATTTGTTGATATTGACCCTACCTTTGGACTATATACATGGTATCTCTCCTTGAGCGCGAGGAAAGTAGAAATCGGAAAGATTCGCCTTTTTCCCTCGGCTCTCCTGCTTTGTCATATTTTGCCtctattatcttcttcttcttctttttaattaggTCCTTCACGTGATCGTGATCGATGATTAGCTCAAGTTAAAACCAATAAATCACATAGGGTTATGCCACGTATTAGCATTTTTTCaagataattatttaaaaaaaccttaaatatATGCTAcggatatcaattcaatttcgatattttcaatttgatcaatttaatgaATTAAACTATTCATGCATATTCATCTCATCCATGTGAGAGACTAATTATGCATATTTGTTTGGTAGGGATGCCAGCAAATTAAGCTATTCATGAATTATTTGAGATTGAAGTTAGATTCTTTTTTAGACCAAGCCAAGTTCAAAGCAGCTCCATGTACGTTGGTCAAGTCGAACTTGGAAATACTTTTGCTCGAATAGCTTGCAAAGGTTAATGGAACACTTGTACTttacatattttaattatgtgtAAACTCTTGTTATGATTATGTAGAAAGATAGGCAGTATTGCTTTTTGATTTTAACGCAATCTTGCTATGCAAATTTGAGCTGAGGTCAAGTTCGAACTTAACTAAACTCGAGATTAAACTAAAATCGATTGGCCAATCAAGTCTAGCCTGTTAAGCATATAGGAACAGAGTCTCACTCAGCCACTATAAATTCAGCAGATAACACTGATGCTGGAAGAGAAAGAACTATGAAGAGAAAGAGTTATACGGAGCAGCAAAGCGAAGCAAAGAACACGTGGGAAAAACAAAAACGGGAAAGTAACAATGAGCTGATGATCAACGGTGAAGAGCTCGTGATGAAGGCAGACATGGATTGTTATCAATGATTAAGAAAGCCTGAAATAAAGAAGATGTGGATTGCCAAGTCGTGTAGATCTCAACTGACACACGTGCTGTTATTCGGTTTAGAGTGGTGAAACAAATTAAGAAGATGTAGACCGCCAAGTTGTATTCAGTTTGTTGTTCTATTCTGATATAAGTagtattcttcttcttcttcaatgaaGAAGGAAGCGAAGATAGAAGCAAAATAGAGAGATAGAGCTTAGAGAGCAATCATCAATGGATGCTCTGCATTGTATAGCTGATACGTGCTGTGATAGAGAGACAGAAAACAGGGGATGTAAAACAGAGGATTTGTATTCATAAGCTGTCATTGATATACGGAAGCTTTGTACTACAATCATATTAAAATAGAGTGATTCGAAGTATTTCCTTGGCTGATTCCTCTGTATCTTgattcatttcttcattttcatcttcatcttcacacAGCCCAATCGAGTTGGGCACATTTTTATTGAAAGCACCATTACAACCCTCACCAATCCTCGAAACCCCACTGGCCCGGGCTGGCGCCGGCGTCGGAGAAACCGCCGGAGAACGACCAGTGCCGCTCTATGCCCCCAGCTCAAGCGTCGCCTTGGCGTTCTTGTTGGCAAACGCCATTTGATGGATCCCCGGCCTCGTTCCGTTGACCACACCGCCGACTTGCCACACCAGATTCAGGCTCCTCCTGCACAACTTCACCGTCGCGAACAGCCACATGGTCCCGTCGCTGGCCTCATGCGCGCTCAGGTCCCACACGTCGAACGACAGCTCGGACTCGACAACGGAGTGGTGTGAGGAGATGTTGAAGGTCTTGGCGACGACGGAGCCGGTGGAGGTCTTGAGCGCCATCAGCGCCTGCGCCCCGACCATGCCGGTGGAGGTGGGGTTGATGGCCCAGGCGACCCATCCGCCGGAGGAGGGCGGGGTGGCGGCGAAggcgagggagagggaggagttGGCGGGGTCGAAGGTGTAGTGGAGGGCGGCTTTATGGTGGAGGTACTCTGTACAGTTCGAGTACTTAGTCGGGTATGGGAATGGGATACCGTGTACGATTTGGGAGTGGCAGTACATGGCGAGAGAGGGGGAGACGAGAGAGAGCGTGATGGTGAGCGAGAGGAGAATGGAGAGAAAAGTGGCGCTGGCAGCATCGGCAGCCATTTTTTTAGGGGAAGGTGGCTGTGTATTTTGGGTTGGTTTTGAATGCATGGGGAGGTGGGGGGAGAGCACGAATATATAGTGAAAACAAACGCTTGGGGGGTGTGTTTTCAGGCGTGGTATATTCGTTGGAGAGATTTAGGTGGAAGTAATGTTTTTTAATTACATATAAATGTGGATATGAACTCGTTGATTATCTAATTTTAAGAGGTCTTTAATCTCAACCACACATAGTCGGGCGGAAGCTCATAAGCTCATACCGCGAAAAGTTAATCAGGTTTTGGTTTCTATCCGGAGAAATCGGCCGATTGATCACtttaattttgaagaattattgCATAATATCCGTGAAGATTTGATGGGACCTATAccaactgttttaaaagtttaagctgttaaataaaatcttatttaatatttaattaaactaacgCCCCCCTACATGTGTTGGACTTTGACCTAAACCTAAAGCGTGAATTATTGCATAATATCTTCGGACTTTTGCCAACCGTTCGAAAagcttaagttattagataaatacataatttaaaatttaattaaactaacactccccctcatgTTACTAGACTTTGGCTTAAGCCTAAAACGTGGATTATTGCATAATCTAAAGAGTGGAAATATATAATTGGGAAGGTAAATAGGGActttgaaagatttgaacttaagAACTCCTACTCTTATATTATTTGAAGGTGTGGTGGAAACTCTGCCGgctattctaaaaacttaaactgttagatgaatATGTGATTTAATATCTAATTAAACTAACAACATTGATatgcaaatcaaattgaatttcctACATCTTTCCATATTCCAATTTGGTATCTCGATCATCTCAATTGTTGACTTatatagaaaatttattttgaaatttttgctaGATGGGGTTATGGTGGAGATTAAGAGTGACTCAAGTAGTAGTTAGatgaactaaaaaaatttcttattaaaaCGCGTTAATCTACTAATAACtattttatttggccatgtcgaAATAATTAGCCAGGCCCACATGATTAATCAAGCAGGGCAGCCCTTCTGATTCTCGATCTAGAGTCAGAGGAATAATGCAATGTGGAGCAAAGATAGCAGCTTTGGATGCAAAGGATTAGCTTTCATTAGTGAGTGATTATAATGACGTTTTAAGGCGGATTAAGCACGTTCACAGTGATATCTAAATATGCATATCCCAAGAAAATGGACTTTTCCGTAAATTGGGATTGGGATAACAGCACGAATGATGCCCAAACTTTAATGTTGtctacaaatttttattttgtgtaatGTTGAACCTGAAATTTAGAATTGGATAATATCCCAACAATATATTCGATGCAATCTCTCAACTATTAGACCACGTTGAATATTAGATTAAAGTTTAGGGATTGcactgaacaaattaaaagtttagtgGTGATATTGTATATTGGACTAAAGTTTTGggaccatattaaacaaattaaatgtttaAGTGCAATACTACATATTGTAacaaagtttatggatcatttgCTTCATTTTTCCATTTGGACCTACTGGGGTAGCATATTGGACAAAAGTTTTAAGGCCACATTATTCAAGCACGATACTACATATTGTACCAAAGCTTATGGATCATTCCTAATGAACTTCaagatgttttattttttaaaaattattagaagACGGATTATAGAAAATATAGATGATTAGGTCCAATTTGGACTTGAATATGCCCTTAAACCACTTCATCTAAATTTTGGGACGTAAAACTTAGGAGTATTCCCTCCTAGGTAGGGAAAATAAAGATATACCTAGGAATTAAGGGGCTCTTTCAGGTAATAAGGGTAAATTCCACTGTAACTTCTTCGAAAGTTGTTTGAGAAATTGGTATACTTGCATAATAGCTGCCCGCGTCAGTGAAGGTGGGAGAGGAAGGCAAAAGCCCTCCTATTAGGCTAACTTGTGCTTCGCATAATGTCTTTCAACGGACTTGTTAGTCTAATATCCCAAATTGTATAAAATTAGGGCCGATTGTGCATGATTCCAATAGCACGAAAAGTCGGCACGTGCTTGCAACAATGATCCGAAATTGAGAGTTTATTTAAAAACAGAATAGACAAACAAATTTGAATAGCAGCAATTTGCAAAACTTATGTTCTTAAAATAGAGAGCTCGATCTTGTACCTTTAAACATGCGAGCAGACATGTTCTTGGCTTAATTTAAACTTGAAATGATCGGCGTGTAGAAATGTATtgttttgtgtccaaaaatgtggaatttttttttctcttcctcataaaTTTAAATAAGTATTGATAAGTATAAAAGAATTGTTAAAAATGAGATGGCCCATAACCATTTTTTCCATAAAACTTACTGATAATTTATTCATAGTTTTATGAAATTATCGAGTTTTTGTGGTTTGTAAAGTATCGATGCTTATTTGCACAATTAAGTAAAATTTGGAACTCACGAACTCTCATGTGAACGATCCTACATAAGAGCaacttaccaacttttgttAGATTAAGGCGCGTATGGTAACAATTATGTTCCCGGGGgtaaattttgataagaaatgatttttttttttaattctgtttccgagaatagattctaagcattttaagccgtttggtaacctgtccaaaatttctgattttggaaatagaattgtgtttggtactgtgctcattgattctattccaaatcaatttcttttaattttaaaataatttttatacttttttcctttttttttttttttttcttttttccctattcttcttcttcttcagccgaTCGCGGGGGACgaccggccagacgagggccaACAACCTCACCAgagcgtcgccagccctcgtcggccaagccttggcggggctgggcgaggcccacctggccactggcgaggctagCCCAGCCTTGTTGATGGCCAGGTGAGCCTCGatggggctgggcgaggcccacCTGGCCATCgagcaagcctcgccggtggctgggcttgacTCCAGTGAGCTCGCTTGATTGGTTGCTGGCGACGGCAGCGGGCGAATGGCGGCGTGGGATGGCGGACGAAAACGAAGGATGGCGgtagatgaaaatgaagaaaatagaagaagaataagaagagaaaatggaaaagacttgattctcaaatttgttcctaggaacaaaaattttactaaatgcAATTATATTCCCAAACTgctcccaagaacaaaaaatcaaaatcgatCACTATtggaatggttaccaaacatggcctaaATTACCAACTAATTTATGACTACCAAATTATATCTGAGATATTACCAACTTttaattgctatttagtatttaGCTATCTCCAATTAGCAACCCTTATACTTATAGCTCTTATTATAGATTGCTAACCTCAATTAGAATGATTCACTAATTTTTACCCCATTGAATTACCAATTAGTTTTGAATTGCCACTAGTTCTTTCAAAATTCTACtatcgccaaaaaaaaaaaaaataaaaattcatcaataaaatcgTCAgtcattcattttccaggaaacaTGATAAATTTTGTAATGACGACGGTATAAATGTAAGAGATCTTTTAATAGTTTATTATTTGGCCAAGTATAAGGATAAGATCATAAGTTTATTTAATTACAAACTTATACATCCAAAACGGATTTTTGGATCTCAATACCTCTTGGCCCAGAAAATGTAATTCAGGAAATTAAGGAAATTAAGAACGCAGAGGACGGCGTAGTAAAGATCCAGGCGTGCCCGATTCAAGTCGCTCCCGCCGAGCCACTCCCTCCCGTACCTCCCGGTGGCCGAGTTGATCGCCGACACCAGTGCCGAGCTCAGGAAGAACCCCATCGAGGTCGAGCACCATGCGAGCGCGGTGCACACGCTCTTCATGCTCCCGGGGGCCCGGGAGTAGAAGAACTCGAGCATCCCCCCGAGCGTGAACATGTCCGAGACCCCGAGCAGCAGGTACTGCCACGAGAGCCAGAACACGGACAGGACCGCCCCGTCCACGGCGGCCCTGCGCCTCTTGACCTCCACGGCCGCGGCGATGGCCATGGAGCCGGACGCGAGGGCCAGGCCGAGCCCGATCCTCGGCAGGGGCTCGAAGATCCTG
This region of Eucalyptus grandis isolate ANBG69807.140 chromosome 8, ASM1654582v1, whole genome shotgun sequence genomic DNA includes:
- the LOC104416301 gene encoding auxin-induced in root cultures protein 12 gives rise to the protein MAADAASATFLSILLSLTITLSLVSPSLAMYCHSQIVHGIPFPYPTKYSNCTEYLHHKAALHYTFDPANSSLSLAFAATPPSSGGWVAWAINPTSTGMVGAQALMALKTSTGSVVAKTFNISSHHSVVESELSFDVWDLSAHEASDGTMWLFATVKLCRRSLNLVWQVGGVVNGTRPGIHQMAFANKNAKATLELGA